The Vicia villosa cultivar HV-30 ecotype Madison, WI linkage group LG1, Vvil1.0, whole genome shotgun sequence genome includes a region encoding these proteins:
- the LOC131658587 gene encoding uncharacterized protein LOC131658587, with protein sequence MDTRFECIVHHGGFFSEFTKLGYDGLEEIWQVDPDFWSYFEVLDALNELGYPDIDSLWYHDEMESNSIVELTDDIGTRRMHVIAELTGEVHLYVLHPVQEPDIIEGIGGVETNVTNTMDTGEINADSLGDMENVVGTTEDSLNIEAEVEGTNTDMEYGDKGTTDVEQVGGTMESGHSDIAKEAVAVEGLNCNMENTEGLNCDLNLEKEVESELIFEEELPGGDVEGTKDTDGLTCDKDVELDLNFEKEVESELNFEEELQGGDVEGTKDTDGLKSGSEDSAVGINFEDSDNDVVMTEAVAVDDAEISEDGTKKGKGKGKSKGKVKAKRKGKGKGKGKVKGKGKGKGKGKVKGKGKIGRPSKKKVSESATSGEKSLLVDDDEVDEEEIPVNLKGLSDVETDNSEVGFDEYFSEDDCVTKTLFQTFKMPKTMEDYKWELGTYFATNQDFKDAIRSYAIHNGRDMKFKKNDKKRMRVICKKGCPWEAYCAKIQDEETWQLRKIVDKHTCSRDFKVNLLNSKWLSSKIQKNVRENPNLRLADIMEKTQQKWNVGINRTLAYRAKTKAIDIVDGSFREQYKRIHDYAHELLRANPGSTVKVTSQPFQGEEESIENPQIQLSPHFQRMYICFKACKDSFFKCRPIIGLDGCFLKGYYGGQILAAIGRDPNDQMMPIAYAVVEEETKDSWSWFLELLIADLGGERICKTYTFISDQQKGLLPALEELLPQVDQRFCVRHLYSNFRKKFPGAKLKELMWKAATASYTNAFERAMLEMKGVNENAFKHLIKLPARYWSKAFFKPYPLCDALVNNMSEAFNSVFVTSRAKPIITMLEEIRVYLMQRWESNREKIAKFEGDILPNIKKKITKESGRTNYWIVRRAGEFDYEVRHISNNGEKYVVNLSTKLCSCRLWMLTGLPCCHAMSCMKSQQLDIEDFVPDCYKKSTYEACYASVIFPVNGENLWEKKDYAELQPPPIKRQPGRPKKKRTRDPSENIRNETQLKRANFGIKCSRCHMMGHNKSTCKLPPPSQSAQPETTQPEPIQHGPSQPEATQPEATQQDSTQSEAILN encoded by the exons ATGGATACTCGTTTTGAATGCATTGTTCATCACGGGGGTTTTTTTTCTGAGTTCACGAAATTAGGGTACGATGGGTTAGAGGAAATCTGGCAAGTGGATCCTGACTTTTGGAGTTATTTCGAAGTACTAGACGCGTTAAATGAGTTAGGTTATCCAGACATAGATAGTCTCTGGTATCATGATGAAATGGAGAGTAATAGCATTGTTGAGTTGACAGATGACATAGGAACTAGGAGGATGCATGTAATAGCTGAGTTGACTGGGGAAGTCCATTTATATGTTTTGCATCCTGTGCAAGAACCAGATATTATTGAGGGTATTGGTGGAGTTGAAACTAATGTAACAAACACAATGGATACAGGAGAGATAAATGCTGATAGTTTAGGAGACATGGAGAATGTAGTGGGGACCACTGAAGATTCACTTAATATAGAAGCTGAAGTTGAAGGTACAAACACAGATATGGAATATGGAGACAAGGGGACCACAGATGTGGAACAAGTTGGTGGGACCATGGAATCAGGACATAGTGATATTGCCAAAGAAGCAGTAGCAGTTGAGGGACTAAACTGTAACATGGAAAATACTGAGGGACTAAACTGTGATCTGAACTTAGAGAAGGAAGTTGAATCTGAACTgatttttgaagaagagttaCCAGGTGGTGATGTTGAGGGGACCAAAGATACTGATGGACTGACTTGTGACAAAGATGTTGAACTTGATCTAAACTTTGAGAAGGAGGTTGAATCTGAACTGAACTTTGAAGAGGAGTTACAAGGTGGTGATGTTGAGGGGACCAAAGATACTGATGGATTGAAAAGTGGTAGTGAAGATAGTGCAGTAGGAATTAACTTTGAAGATTCTGATAATGATGTGGTGATGACTGAAGCAGTGGCAGTTGATGATGCTGAAATATCTGAGGATGGGACAAAAAAAGGTAAGGGAAAAGGGAAGAGTAAAGGAAAAGTTAAAGCTAAGAGGAAGGGGAAGGGGAAGGGGAAGGGGAAGGTAAAAGGGAAGGGGAAGGGGAAGGGGAAGGGGAAAGTAAAAGGGAAGGGGAAGATTGGAAGACCTAGTAAGAAGAAAGTTAGTGAGAGTGCCACATCTGGGGAAAAAAGCCTTTTAGTTGATGATGATGAGGTAGATGAAGAAGAAATACCTGTAAATTTGAAGGGTTTGAGTGATGTTGAGACTGACAACAGTGAAGTAggatttgatgaatattttagTGAGGATGATTGTGTGACAAAGACTCTATTTCAAACCTTCAAAATGCCTAAAACTATGGAGGATTATAAGTGGGAGTTAGGAACATACTTTGCAACTAACCAAGACTTCAAGGATGCCATAAGGTCATATGCCATACACAATGGTAGGGACATGAAGTTcaagaaaaatgataaaaaaaggaTGAGAGTGATATGTAAAAAAGGGTGTCCATGGGAGGCATATTGTGCCAAAATTCAGGATGAGGAAACATGGCAGCTTAGGAAGATTGTTGACAAACATACTTGTAGTAGGGATTtcaaagtaaatttgttaaactCAAAATGGCTGAGTAGTAAGATACAGAAAAATGTTAGAGAGAATCCTAATTTAAGGCTAGCTGACATTATGGAAAAAACTCAACAGAAATGGAATGTGGGAATCAATAGAACTCTTGCATACAGGGCCAAGACAAAGGCAATTGACATTGTTGATGGCTCATTTAGAGAACAATATAAAAGGATACATGACTATGCACATGAACTTCTAAGGGCCAATCCTGGTTCAACAGTCAAAGTAACCAGTCAACCTTTCCAAGGTGAAGAAGAAAGCATTGAGAATCCTCAAATTCAACTGAGTCCCCATTTTCAGAGAATGTACATTTGTTTTAAGGCATGCAAGGACAGCTTCTTTAAGTGCAGGCCTATAATAGGATTGGATGGGTGCTTCTTGAAGGGTTATTATGGTGGACAGATTCTTGCTGCAATTGGGAGGGATCCCAATGATCAGATGATGCCTATTGCTTATGCTGTAGTGGAGGAAGAAACCAAAGATTCATGGAGTTGGTTCCTTGAGTTGCTGATAGCTGATCTTGGTGGGGAAAGGATTTGCAAAACTTACACTTTCATAAGTGATCAACAAAAG GGACTATTACCAGCCCTAGAAGAACTATTGCCTCAAGTGGATCAGAGGTTCTGTGTCAG GCATTTGTATAGCAATTTTAGAAAGAAATTCCCCGGTGCCAAACTCAAGGAATTGATGTGGAAAGCTGCTACAGCTAGTTATACTAATGCATTTGAAAGGGCTATGCTGGAGATGAAGGGTGTCAATGAGAATGCCTTCAAGCATTTGATAAAGCTGCCAGCTAGATATTGGAGCAAGGCATTCTTCAAGCCATATCCTCTTTGTGATGCCTTGGTAAACAACATGTCAGAGGCTTTCAACTCTGTGTTTGTGACTTCTAGGGCCAAACCTATAATTACCATGCTTGAAGAAATCAGAGTATATCTCATGCAAAGGTGGGAGTCAAATAGAGAGAAAATTGCCAAGTTTGAAGGAGATATTTTGCCCAATATcaagaaaaaaattacaaaggAATCTGGAAGAACAAACTATTGGATTGTGAG GCGTGCAGGTGAGTTTGACTATGAAGTGAGGCACATCTCAAACAATGGAGAAAAGTATGTGGTGAATTTGTCCACCAAGCTGTGTTCTTGCAGGTTATGGATGCTAACAGGTTTACCTTGTTGTCATGCCATGAGTTGTATGAAATCACAACAACTTGATATTGAAGATTTTGTGCCTGACTGTTACAAAAAATCTACTTATGAGGCATGTTATGCAAGTGTTATTTTTCCTGTCAATGGAGAAAATCTGTGGGAGAAGAAGGACTATGCTGAATTGCAACCACCACCTATCAAGAGGCAGCCAggaaggccaaagaagaagagaacTAGAGACCCATCTGAAAACATAAGGAATGAGACTCAACTCAAAAGAGCAAACTTTGGCATTAAGTGCAGTAGGTGCCACATGATGGGGCACAACAAATCAACATGCAAACTGCCACCACCAAGCCAGTCTGCTCAACCTGAAACTACTCAGCCTGAGCCAATTCAGCATGGACCTAGCCAGCCTGAAGCTACTCAACCTGAAGCTACTCAGCAAGATTCAACCCAGTCTGAAGCAATTCTGAATTAG
- the LOC131644571 gene encoding protein REVEILLE 8-like isoform X2 — MNSNSHSMSSTPPTPTSNDVSGGKKVRKPYTITKSRESWSDEEHDKFIEALQLFDRDWKKIEDFVGSKTVIQVIHYSIHFFYVSLIIILFTYFNNLFQIRSHAQKYFLKVQKNGTLAHVPPPRPKRKAIHPYPQKATKNVLVPLPASIAYGSSSNNLLPAGYVTWDETSMLMNTCQDELNNLHGNEADITGSKGISNSGVSGVEDSNTRLTASQMPMQGNQNPAVHGLPDFAEVYGFIGSVFDPDTNGHVQKLKEMDPINFETVLLLMRNLTVNLSSPTFDPIKAMSTYDVNNNNVAVGVTDAKKQTNDVSCQTT, encoded by the exons ATGAACTCCAATTCTCACTCAATGTCATCAACACCACCAACACCAACTAGTAACGATGTTTCTGGTGGCAAGAAGGTTAGAAAGCCTTATACTATTACTAAGTCCAGAGAAAGCTGGTCGGATGAAGAACATGATAAGTTCATAGAAGCTCTTCAACT ttttGATAGGGATtggaagaagattgaagattttgtaGGTTCTAAAACTGTTATTCAGGTAATTCATTATTCAATCCATTTCTTTTATGTGTCTTTAATTATTATTCTATTCACTTACTTTAATAATTTATTTCAGATTCGAAGCCATGCTCAAAAGTACTTTTTAAAGGTTCAGAAAAATGGAACACTAGCTCATGTTCCTCCTCCTCGTCCTAAGCGGAAAGCTATTCATCCATACCCTCAAAAGGCCACCAAAAATG TTTTGGTGCCACTACCAGCATCCATTGCTTATGGATCTTCTTCAAATAACCTTTTACCTGCAGGGTATGTCACATGGGATGAAACTTCCATGTTGATGAATACTTGTCAGGATGAACTCAATAATCTTCATGGAAATGAAG CTGATATTACTGGATCAAAGGGGATAAGCAACAGTGGTGTTAGTGGTGTTGAGGACTCTAATACAAGGCTCACTGCTTCTCAGATGCCAATGCAAGGGAATCAAAATCCTGCGGTTCATG GTTTGCCGGACTTTGCTGAAGTTTATGGTTTCATTGGAAGTGTTTTTGATCCGGATACAAACGGTCATGTGCAGAagctgaaagaaatggatcctaTAAATTTTGAAACT GTTTTGTTGTTAATGAGAAACCTCACTGTCAACTTGTCTAGCCCTACTTTTGATCCCATT AAGGCAATGTCAACATACGATGTGAATAATAATAATGTCGCAGTAGGAGTTACTGATGCGAAGAAGCAGACAAATGATGTATCATGTCAAACCACGTAA
- the LOC131644571 gene encoding protein REVEILLE 8-like isoform X1, whose translation MNSNSHSMSSTPPTPTSNDVSGGKKVRKPYTITKSRESWSDEEHDKFIEALQLFDRDWKKIEDFVGSKTVIQVIHYSIHFFYVSLIIILFTYFNNLFQIRSHAQKYFLKVQKNGTLAHVPPPRPKRKAIHPYPQKATKNVLVPLPASIAYGSSSNNLLPAGYVTWDETSMLMNTCQDELNNLHGNEADITGSKGISNSGVSGVEDSNTRLTASQMPMQGNQNPAVHGLPDFAEVYGFIGSVFDPDTNGHVQKLKEMDPINFETVLLLMRNLTVNLSSPTFDPIKKAMSTYDVNNNNVAVGVTDAKKQTNDVSCQTT comes from the exons ATGAACTCCAATTCTCACTCAATGTCATCAACACCACCAACACCAACTAGTAACGATGTTTCTGGTGGCAAGAAGGTTAGAAAGCCTTATACTATTACTAAGTCCAGAGAAAGCTGGTCGGATGAAGAACATGATAAGTTCATAGAAGCTCTTCAACT ttttGATAGGGATtggaagaagattgaagattttgtaGGTTCTAAAACTGTTATTCAGGTAATTCATTATTCAATCCATTTCTTTTATGTGTCTTTAATTATTATTCTATTCACTTACTTTAATAATTTATTTCAGATTCGAAGCCATGCTCAAAAGTACTTTTTAAAGGTTCAGAAAAATGGAACACTAGCTCATGTTCCTCCTCCTCGTCCTAAGCGGAAAGCTATTCATCCATACCCTCAAAAGGCCACCAAAAATG TTTTGGTGCCACTACCAGCATCCATTGCTTATGGATCTTCTTCAAATAACCTTTTACCTGCAGGGTATGTCACATGGGATGAAACTTCCATGTTGATGAATACTTGTCAGGATGAACTCAATAATCTTCATGGAAATGAAG CTGATATTACTGGATCAAAGGGGATAAGCAACAGTGGTGTTAGTGGTGTTGAGGACTCTAATACAAGGCTCACTGCTTCTCAGATGCCAATGCAAGGGAATCAAAATCCTGCGGTTCATG GTTTGCCGGACTTTGCTGAAGTTTATGGTTTCATTGGAAGTGTTTTTGATCCGGATACAAACGGTCATGTGCAGAagctgaaagaaatggatcctaTAAATTTTGAAACT GTTTTGTTGTTAATGAGAAACCTCACTGTCAACTTGTCTAGCCCTACTTTTGATCCCATT AAGAAGGCAATGTCAACATACGATGTGAATAATAATAATGTCGCAGTAGGAGTTACTGATGCGAAGAAGCAGACAAATGATGTATCATGTCAAACCACGTAA
- the LOC131644571 gene encoding protein REVEILLE 8-like isoform X3, translating into MNSNSHSMSSTPPTPTSNDVSGGKKVRKPYTITKSRESWSDEEHDKFIEALQLFDRDWKKIEDFVGSKTVIQIRSHAQKYFLKVQKNGTLAHVPPPRPKRKAIHPYPQKATKNVLVPLPASIAYGSSSNNLLPAGYVTWDETSMLMNTCQDELNNLHGNEADITGSKGISNSGVSGVEDSNTRLTASQMPMQGNQNPAVHGLPDFAEVYGFIGSVFDPDTNGHVQKLKEMDPINFETVLLLMRNLTVNLSSPTFDPIKKAMSTYDVNNNNVAVGVTDAKKQTNDVSCQTT; encoded by the exons ATGAACTCCAATTCTCACTCAATGTCATCAACACCACCAACACCAACTAGTAACGATGTTTCTGGTGGCAAGAAGGTTAGAAAGCCTTATACTATTACTAAGTCCAGAGAAAGCTGGTCGGATGAAGAACATGATAAGTTCATAGAAGCTCTTCAACT ttttGATAGGGATtggaagaagattgaagattttgtaGGTTCTAAAACTGTTATTCAG ATTCGAAGCCATGCTCAAAAGTACTTTTTAAAGGTTCAGAAAAATGGAACACTAGCTCATGTTCCTCCTCCTCGTCCTAAGCGGAAAGCTATTCATCCATACCCTCAAAAGGCCACCAAAAATG TTTTGGTGCCACTACCAGCATCCATTGCTTATGGATCTTCTTCAAATAACCTTTTACCTGCAGGGTATGTCACATGGGATGAAACTTCCATGTTGATGAATACTTGTCAGGATGAACTCAATAATCTTCATGGAAATGAAG CTGATATTACTGGATCAAAGGGGATAAGCAACAGTGGTGTTAGTGGTGTTGAGGACTCTAATACAAGGCTCACTGCTTCTCAGATGCCAATGCAAGGGAATCAAAATCCTGCGGTTCATG GTTTGCCGGACTTTGCTGAAGTTTATGGTTTCATTGGAAGTGTTTTTGATCCGGATACAAACGGTCATGTGCAGAagctgaaagaaatggatcctaTAAATTTTGAAACT GTTTTGTTGTTAATGAGAAACCTCACTGTCAACTTGTCTAGCCCTACTTTTGATCCCATT AAGAAGGCAATGTCAACATACGATGTGAATAATAATAATGTCGCAGTAGGAGTTACTGATGCGAAGAAGCAGACAAATGATGTATCATGTCAAACCACGTAA
- the LOC131644571 gene encoding protein REVEILLE 8-like isoform X4 yields MNSNSHSMSSTPPTPTSNDVSGGKKVRKPYTITKSRESWSDEEHDKFIEALQLFDRDWKKIEDFVGSKTVIQIRSHAQKYFLKVQKNGTLAHVPPPRPKRKAIHPYPQKATKNGYVTWDETSMLMNTCQDELNNLHGNEADITGSKGISNSGVSGVEDSNTRLTASQMPMQGNQNPAVHGLPDFAEVYGFIGSVFDPDTNGHVQKLKEMDPINFETVLLLMRNLTVNLSSPTFDPIKKAMSTYDVNNNNVAVGVTDAKKQTNDVSCQTT; encoded by the exons ATGAACTCCAATTCTCACTCAATGTCATCAACACCACCAACACCAACTAGTAACGATGTTTCTGGTGGCAAGAAGGTTAGAAAGCCTTATACTATTACTAAGTCCAGAGAAAGCTGGTCGGATGAAGAACATGATAAGTTCATAGAAGCTCTTCAACT ttttGATAGGGATtggaagaagattgaagattttgtaGGTTCTAAAACTGTTATTCAG ATTCGAAGCCATGCTCAAAAGTACTTTTTAAAGGTTCAGAAAAATGGAACACTAGCTCATGTTCCTCCTCCTCGTCCTAAGCGGAAAGCTATTCATCCATACCCTCAAAAGGCCACCAAAAATG GGTATGTCACATGGGATGAAACTTCCATGTTGATGAATACTTGTCAGGATGAACTCAATAATCTTCATGGAAATGAAG CTGATATTACTGGATCAAAGGGGATAAGCAACAGTGGTGTTAGTGGTGTTGAGGACTCTAATACAAGGCTCACTGCTTCTCAGATGCCAATGCAAGGGAATCAAAATCCTGCGGTTCATG GTTTGCCGGACTTTGCTGAAGTTTATGGTTTCATTGGAAGTGTTTTTGATCCGGATACAAACGGTCATGTGCAGAagctgaaagaaatggatcctaTAAATTTTGAAACT GTTTTGTTGTTAATGAGAAACCTCACTGTCAACTTGTCTAGCCCTACTTTTGATCCCATT AAGAAGGCAATGTCAACATACGATGTGAATAATAATAATGTCGCAGTAGGAGTTACTGATGCGAAGAAGCAGACAAATGATGTATCATGTCAAACCACGTAA
- the LOC131644572 gene encoding large ribosomal subunit protein uL4z-like, whose protein sequence is MAAAARPLVTVHSLEGDATTDASITLPIPDVMRASIRPDIVNFVHSNISKNSRQPYAVSRKAGHQTSAESWGTGRAVSRIPRVAGGGTHRAGQAAFGNMCRGGRMFAPTRIWRKWHRKVNVNQKRYAVVSAIAASAVPSLVLARGHRIESVPEFPLVVGDSAEGVEKTKEAIKLLKHIGAFPDAEKAKNSHGIRPGKGKMRNRRYISRKGPLIVYGTEGAKAVKAFRNIPGVEITNVERLNLLKLAPGGHLGRFVIWTKTAFEKLDSIYGSFDKPSEKKKGYVLPRAKMTNSDLTRIINSDEVQSVVRPVKKDVKRATLKKNPLKNLNVMLRLNPYAKTAKRMALLAEAERVKAKKEKLDKKRKNITKEEATAIKAAGKAWYNTMVSDSDYTEFDNFSKWLGVSQ, encoded by the exons ATGGCCGCCGCAGCTCGTCCCCTTGTCACCGTCCATTCCCTCGAAGGCGATGCCACCACCGATGCCTCCATCACTCTCCCCATCCCCGATGTCATGCGCGCTTCCATCCGCCCTGACATAGTCAACTTCGTTCACTCCAACATCTCCAAAAACAGCCGCCAACCCTACGCCGTCAGCCGCAAAGCCGGTCACCAAACCTCCGCTGAGTCATGGGGAACCGGTCGTGCTGTGTCTCGTATCCCTCGTGTCGCCGGTGGTGGTACTCACCGTGCCGGTCAGGCTGCCTTCGGTAACATGTGTCGTGGTGGACGCATGTTCGCTCCCACCAGGATCTGGCGGAAATGGCACCGGAAGGTCAATGTTAACCAGAAGCGTTACGCTGTTGTCTCAGCTATCGCTGCTTCTGCTGTTCCTTCTCTTGTTCTTGCTCGTGGCCACCGGATCGAGTCGGTTCCTGAGTTTCCTCTTGTTGTTGGTGATTCCGCTGAAGGAGTAGAGAAAACCAAGGAAGCGATCAAGCTTTTGAAGCACATCGGAGCTTTCCCTGACGCCGAGAAAGCGAAGAACAGCCATGGAATCCGTCCAGGAAAAGGTAAGATGCGTAACCGTAGGTATATCTCTCGTAAGGGTCCACTCATTGTTTACGGAACTGAAGGAGCTAAGGCTGTGAAAGCCTTCCGTAACATTCCTGGTGTTGAGATCACCAATGTGGAGAGGCTGAATCTCTTGAAGCTTGCACCTGGTGGACACTTGGGGAGATTTGTGATCTGGACTAAGACTGCTTTTGAGAAACTGGATTCGATTTACGGGTCGTTCGATAAGCCGTCTGAGAAGAAGAAGGGCTATGTTCTTCCTAGGGCGAAGATGACGAACTCGGATCTTACTAGGATTATTAATTCTGATGAGGTGCAGTCTGTTGTTAGACCTGTGAAGAAGGATGTGAAACGGGCAACTTTGAAGAAGAATCCTTTGAAGAATCTTAATGTCATGCTGAGGCTTAATCCTTATGCTAAGACTGCTAAGAGGATGGCTCTGCTTGCTGAAGCTGAAAGGGTTAAGGCTAAGAAGGAGAAGCTTGACAAGAAGAGAAAGAATATCACTaag GAAGAAGCTACTGCTATCAAGGCGGCAGGAAAAGCTTGGTACAATACTATGGTTTCAGACTCAGATTACACAGAATTTGATAACTTTTCCAAGTGGTTGGGTGTCTCACAGTGA